From the Acidilutibacter cellobiosedens genome, one window contains:
- a CDS encoding nitroreductase family protein, with protein MIRDLILKNRSYRRFYQDEKIERKTIEELIDLARLSSSGGNLQSLKYIISCDDDKNKIVFSHLKWAAYFKDWEGPEEGERPSAYIIMLRDNKISNNQLWDHGIACQSILLGAAERGLGGCMFGSADKQGLRKDLRIPEEYEVLLVIALGKPKEKVVLEELREPNDVKYWRDENQVHHVPKRKLKDIILD; from the coding sequence ATGATTCGTGATTTGATATTAAAAAATCGTTCTTATAGGAGATTTTATCAGGATGAAAAAATTGAAAGAAAAACTATTGAAGAACTAATCGATTTGGCCAGATTATCATCTTCAGGAGGAAACCTCCAGTCTTTAAAGTATATTATTTCCTGTGACGATGATAAGAATAAAATCGTATTTTCCCATTTAAAATGGGCGGCATATTTTAAAGATTGGGAAGGGCCGGAAGAAGGGGAAAGACCTTCGGCATATATTATAATGCTGAGGGATAATAAAATCAGTAATAATCAACTTTGGGATCATGGAATTGCTTGTCAGAGCATACTTTTGGGAGCAGCTGAAAGAGGGCTTGGAGGCTGTATGTTTGGTTCGGCAGATAAACAAGGATTGAGAAAAGATCTCCGTATACCTGAGGAATATGAAGTATTGCTTGTGATTGCTTTAGGAAAGCCGAAGGAAAAGGTTGTTCTCGAGGAGCTGAGGGAGCCTAATGATGTTAAATATTGGAGGGACGAAAATCAAGTTCACCATGTTCCAAAAAGAAAATTGAAGGATATAATATTGGATTAA
- the ymfI gene encoding elongation factor P 5-aminopentanone reductase — protein MNKTAIITGASKGIGKQMAKTFAENGYNLLINYNNSKKEAEELCQQLNSKGIIAYAYRADVSDRKQVDSMVEFCIKRFRNIDLLINNAGVAQSILFTDITQDDWKRMIDINLTGVFNCTQSVAKYMISEKKGKIINISSIWGMVGGSCEVHYSTVKAGIIGFTKALAKELGPSNIQVNSIAPGVIQTDMLKGLNDKDLEELKYDTPLMRLGTADDIAECALFLASDKADFITGQVISPNGGFVI, from the coding sequence GTGAATAAAACAGCAATTATAACAGGAGCATCTAAAGGAATCGGAAAACAGATGGCGAAAACTTTTGCTGAAAACGGATATAACTTATTAATAAATTACAATAATTCTAAAAAAGAAGCGGAAGAACTGTGCCAGCAATTGAATTCAAAAGGAATAATAGCTTATGCTTACAGAGCCGATGTTTCAGATAGAAAACAGGTGGATTCCATGGTTGAATTTTGTATAAAAAGATTCAGAAACATAGATTTACTCATTAATAATGCAGGTGTTGCTCAATCTATACTTTTTACAGATATTACTCAGGATGATTGGAAGAGGATGATTGATATCAATTTAACCGGAGTTTTTAATTGTACTCAAAGTGTGGCTAAATATATGATATCCGAGAAAAAAGGAAAGATCATTAATATTTCTTCCATATGGGGAATGGTAGGAGGATCATGTGAGGTTCACTATTCCACAGTAAAGGCAGGAATTATAGGATTTACAAAAGCATTAGCTAAAGAACTCGGCCCTTCTAATATTCAGGTTAATTCCATAGCTCCGGGAGTAATACAGACCGATATGTTAAAAGGGCTAAATGATAAGGATTTGGAAGAATTAAAATATGATACGCCCCTTATGAGACTGGGAACGGCTGATGATATTGCAGAATGTGCTTTGTTTTTGGCATCCGATAAAGCGGATTTTATAACAGGCCAGGTAATAAGCCCTAACGGAGGATTTGTAATATAA
- the htrA gene encoding serine protease HtrA, with product MDENKPDIIYYSQDNSKKPKKKNFLSYFIVAIVAAIIGGIVTSYIAPNYLYGKILPVPAIYTQGKNGTNTAQKINITPNSNVSSVTAVAEKTISSVVGITTVEIQNDMFWQREVEGVGSGIIVDSNGYILTNSHVIGDGNAKKITVLFEDGTKKSGKVLWYDTALDLAIVKVDATGLNAAELGDSNNLEIGQLAVAIGNPLGLDFQRSVTSGIISGLHRTIQVDEYNVIEDLIQTDAAINSGNSGGPLLNEKGQVIGINTAKIQTAEGLGFSIPINVAKPIIEQVIKDGSYKIVYMGITGVEVEKYEAQLGVNLNVDKGVIILEIDPSSPAKKAGLENGDVLTKIDNQEVENMSQLKKILYKYNKGDKASLNIIRNGKSMNVDIVFTVLK from the coding sequence ATGGATGAGAACAAACCGGATATCATCTATTATTCTCAGGATAATAGTAAAAAACCAAAAAAGAAAAATTTTCTTTCCTACTTTATTGTAGCTATAGTTGCAGCTATTATTGGAGGAATCGTAACATCATATATAGCCCCAAATTATTTATATGGAAAAATACTTCCCGTACCTGCCATTTATACGCAGGGAAAAAACGGAACAAATACAGCACAAAAAATAAATATAACTCCAAATAGTAATGTCAGCAGCGTAACGGCCGTCGCAGAAAAAACAATAAGTTCTGTCGTAGGAATTACAACAGTAGAAATACAAAATGATATGTTTTGGCAGAGAGAAGTGGAAGGTGTCGGTTCAGGAATCATAGTAGACAGCAACGGTTATATTCTTACCAATTCTCATGTAATCGGAGACGGAAATGCTAAAAAAATAACCGTTTTGTTTGAAGACGGCACCAAAAAATCGGGCAAGGTATTATGGTACGATACTGCTTTGGACTTAGCAATAGTTAAAGTAGATGCCACAGGATTAAATGCCGCAGAGCTTGGAGATTCCAACAACCTTGAAATAGGACAATTAGCTGTTGCAATAGGAAATCCATTAGGTTTGGATTTTCAGAGAAGCGTTACGTCAGGTATAATCAGCGGTCTTCATAGAACAATTCAGGTAGATGAATATAACGTAATTGAAGATCTGATACAGACAGATGCGGCGATTAACTCTGGAAACAGCGGAGGTCCTCTGTTAAATGAAAAAGGGCAGGTAATAGGTATAAATACTGCAAAGATTCAAACAGCAGAGGGATTGGGATTTTCCATACCAATTAATGTGGCAAAACCTATAATCGAACAAGTAATAAAAGATGGATCCTATAAAATTGTCTACATGGGAATAACCGGAGTGGAAGTAGAAAAATATGAAGCTCAGTTAGGAGTAAATTTAAATGTAGACAAGGGTGTAATAATTTTAGAAATAGATCCCAGTTCTCCTGCAAAAAAAGCAGGGCTTGAAAACGGAGACGTGTTAACAAAAATCGACAATCAGGAAGTAGAAAATATGAGTCAGCTGAAAAAAATACTTTATAAATACAATAAAGGCGACAAGGCAAGTTTAAATATTATAAGAAATGGGAAAAGTATGAATGTAGATATAGTTTTCACCGTTTTAAAATAG
- the gcvT gene encoding glycine cleavage system aminomethyltransferase GcvT, producing MENLKKTPLYECHLNLNGEMVDFAGWNLPLQYKGIIQEHEKVRNDAGIFDVSHMGEITVKGQDAFNYLQYIVTNDISKLQNNDVIYTFMCNPHGGVVDDLLVYKFEEDYFMLVVNAGNIDKDFQWLVSNKEHFYVNICNVSAGIAQVAVQGPKAQDVLQKIAGFDLNELKFFKFKRDAYIGGNKCMISRTGYTGEDGFEIYSGNESIISIWKSTIEAGKEYGILPAGLGARDTLRFEANLPLYGNELSEDISPIEAGYGFFVKTNKEDFVGKDALLRQKKDGIKRKIVGFKMTGRGIPRKGYEVKKNNKNIGFVTTGYFSPTLKKSIGLAMIYTDYTDLNTEIDVMIRNKPIKAAVISRKFYTKNYREE from the coding sequence TTGGAAAATTTAAAGAAGACCCCATTATATGAATGCCATCTGAACCTTAATGGAGAAATGGTTGATTTTGCGGGATGGAATCTTCCTTTGCAATATAAAGGAATAATCCAGGAACATGAAAAAGTAAGAAATGATGCAGGAATTTTTGATGTTTCTCATATGGGGGAAATTACTGTAAAGGGGCAAGATGCCTTTAATTATTTGCAGTACATTGTTACAAATGATATTTCCAAGCTTCAGAATAATGATGTCATATATACCTTTATGTGCAATCCTCATGGCGGAGTGGTTGATGACCTTCTTGTATATAAGTTTGAGGAAGATTATTTCATGCTTGTCGTAAATGCGGGAAATATTGACAAGGATTTTCAATGGCTGGTCAGCAATAAGGAACATTTTTATGTTAATATTTGCAATGTTTCGGCTGGGATAGCTCAAGTTGCTGTTCAGGGGCCTAAAGCCCAAGACGTGCTTCAGAAAATTGCCGGCTTTGATCTTAATGAACTCAAATTTTTCAAATTCAAAAGGGATGCATATATAGGCGGTAATAAGTGTATGATTTCAAGAACCGGCTATACAGGTGAAGACGGATTCGAAATATATTCCGGCAATGAAAGTATAATTTCTATTTGGAAAAGTACAATTGAGGCGGGAAAAGAATATGGTATTCTTCCGGCAGGTCTCGGTGCGAGAGATACTTTGAGATTTGAAGCAAACCTTCCTCTTTACGGCAATGAACTTTCCGAAGATATAAGCCCTATTGAGGCAGGGTACGGCTTTTTTGTAAAAACTAATAAAGAAGATTTTGTAGGAAAAGATGCCCTGCTAAGGCAGAAAAAAGATGGAATTAAAAGAAAAATAGTGGGATTTAAAATGACAGGAAGAGGAATACCCAGAAAGGGATATGAAGTTAAAAAGAACAACAAAAATATAGGGTTTGTAACGACCGGATATTTTTCTCCTACTTTAAAGAAAAGCATAGGTCTTGCAATGATATATACCGATTATACTGATTTAAATACGGAAATAGATGTAATGATAAGAAATAAACCTATAAAAGCAGCAGTAATCAGCAGAAAATTTTATACAAAAAATTATCGGGAGGAATGA
- a CDS encoding type II toxin-antitoxin system RelE family toxin, whose product MRYNIKYEKNCLKYLKKLDKNTQLRIIKSINQLPFGDVKKLHGNMEDYRLRVGKYRIIFSKDEKNLIINIIQIASRGEVYSKL is encoded by the coding sequence ATGAGATATAATATTAAATATGAGAAAAATTGTCTCAAGTATCTAAAAAAATTAGATAAAAATACACAGTTAAGGATAATTAAATCTATAAATCAGCTTCCATTTGGAGATGTTAAAAAATTGCATGGGAATATGGAAGATTACAGATTGAGAGTTGGTAAATATAGAATTATATTTAGCAAAGATGAAAAAAATTTAATCATAAATATTATTCAAATTGCATCTCGAGGAGAAGTTTACAGTAAATTATAA
- the adhE gene encoding bifunctional acetaldehyde-CoA/alcohol dehydrogenase → MEVKNKEELLQKLKEVKKAQKQFSRFTQEQVDEIFFKASIAANNKRIELAKMAVEETGMGVVEDKVIKNHYASEYIYNTYKNEKTCGIIEEDKFFGTAKIAEPLGVIAAIIPTTNPTSTTIFKALIALKTRNGIIFSPHPRAKKSTIAAAKLVLDAAVKAGAPEGIIGWIDEPSIELSQLLMKEADFVLATGGPAMVKAAYSSGKPAIGVGPGNAPAVIDETADIKMAVSSILMSKTFDNGVVCASEQSVIVVGKIYDEVKEEFKRRGAYILNKEEIDKARNIILKNGQVNADIVGQSAYKIANMAGITVPEESKVLIGEVESVGIEEPFAHEKLSPVLAMYRAEDFEDAVSKAEILVEHGGFGHTSSLYTDPIKSKDRIEKFGLLMKTGRVIVNMPSALGAIGDIYNFKLTPSLTLGCGSWGGNSVSENVGVKHLLNIKTVAERRENMLWFKVPEKIYFKYGCLPVALKELKDMNKKRAFIVTDKVIYNLGYTSEITKTLEECGISYDIFYDVNPDPTLETAKKGAERMKDFKPDVIIALGGGSPMDAAKIMWVLYEHPEAEFEDLAMRFMDIRKRVYKFPHMGEKATMVAIPTSSGTGSEVTPFAVITDEETDIKYPLADYELTPDMAVIDTKLMMNMPRGLTAASGIDALTHAIEAYVSVLSTEYTDGLCLQAIDLIFKYLPIAYNEGPSNVEAREKMAHASTIAGMAFANAFLGVCHSMAHKLGSMHHVPHGIANALLINETIKFNSSDAPRKQASFPQYKYPHAKSKYAQISDYLKLGGNTEEEKVELLIKAIDELKKKIGIPKFICEFGISKENFYSTLDEMSERAFDDQCTGSNPRYPLISEIKQMYINAFE, encoded by the coding sequence ATGGAAGTTAAAAATAAGGAAGAATTATTACAAAAATTAAAAGAAGTGAAAAAAGCTCAAAAACAATTTTCGCGTTTTACTCAGGAACAGGTGGATGAAATATTTTTTAAAGCTTCCATAGCTGCCAATAATAAAAGAATTGAATTGGCAAAGATGGCTGTAGAAGAAACAGGAATGGGGGTAGTTGAAGATAAGGTTATTAAAAACCACTATGCTTCGGAATATATTTATAATACTTACAAAAACGAAAAAACCTGTGGGATAATAGAGGAAGATAAATTTTTCGGTACTGCAAAAATAGCAGAACCTCTTGGGGTCATTGCAGCTATAATACCTACAACTAATCCTACTTCAACAACGATATTTAAAGCATTGATTGCCCTAAAAACTCGAAACGGAATAATTTTTTCTCCCCATCCGAGAGCTAAAAAATCTACTATAGCCGCGGCTAAGTTAGTTCTTGATGCAGCAGTTAAGGCAGGAGCGCCTGAAGGAATTATAGGCTGGATAGATGAACCTTCCATTGAACTTTCCCAGTTATTAATGAAGGAAGCTGATTTTGTTCTTGCAACGGGAGGACCTGCAATGGTTAAAGCTGCTTATTCATCAGGAAAACCTGCAATTGGAGTAGGACCTGGGAACGCTCCTGCGGTTATTGACGAAACTGCTGACATTAAAATGGCCGTGAGCTCAATTCTTATGTCAAAAACTTTTGATAACGGCGTTGTATGCGCATCGGAACAATCTGTAATAGTAGTCGGTAAAATATATGATGAGGTTAAAGAAGAATTTAAAAGAAGAGGAGCTTATATATTAAATAAGGAAGAAATTGACAAGGCAAGAAATATAATCTTAAAAAACGGACAGGTAAATGCAGATATAGTTGGGCAGTCGGCATATAAGATTGCCAATATGGCAGGGATAACAGTACCAGAAGAATCCAAAGTACTTATAGGAGAAGTAGAATCTGTAGGAATAGAAGAACCATTTGCCCATGAGAAACTTTCCCCTGTATTGGCAATGTATAGGGCTGAAGATTTTGAAGATGCTGTATCAAAGGCTGAAATACTGGTGGAACACGGAGGATTCGGACATACTTCTTCATTATATACAGATCCCATAAAGTCCAAGGATAGGATAGAAAAATTCGGGCTGCTGATGAAAACGGGGAGAGTCATAGTTAATATGCCTTCTGCCCTCGGAGCCATAGGAGATATATATAATTTCAAACTTACCCCTTCATTGACCTTAGGATGTGGATCTTGGGGAGGAAATTCCGTATCTGAAAATGTTGGTGTAAAACACCTGCTTAATATTAAGACTGTTGCAGAAAGGAGAGAGAATATGCTTTGGTTCAAAGTTCCGGAAAAAATTTATTTTAAATATGGCTGCCTTCCCGTAGCATTAAAAGAATTAAAGGACATGAATAAAAAAAGAGCATTTATTGTTACTGATAAAGTTATTTATAACCTTGGATATACCTCTGAGATTACAAAAACTTTGGAGGAATGCGGAATCAGTTATGACATATTTTATGATGTTAACCCTGATCCTACATTGGAAACAGCAAAAAAAGGTGCTGAAAGAATGAAAGATTTTAAACCGGATGTGATAATAGCATTGGGAGGGGGTTCTCCCATGGATGCGGCAAAGATTATGTGGGTTCTGTATGAGCATCCGGAAGCAGAATTTGAAGATCTGGCCATGAGATTTATGGATATAAGGAAGAGAGTATATAAGTTTCCCCACATGGGAGAAAAGGCAACTATGGTGGCAATACCCACATCTTCCGGAACAGGATCGGAAGTAACTCCTTTTGCTGTAATAACTGATGAAGAAACAGACATAAAATATCCTCTTGCAGACTATGAATTGACTCCGGACATGGCAGTAATAGATACAAAACTCATGATGAATATGCCGAGAGGTTTGACGGCGGCTTCGGGAATAGATGCATTAACTCATGCTATTGAAGCCTATGTTTCTGTTTTATCTACGGAATATACCGATGGATTATGTTTGCAGGCTATTGATTTGATATTTAAGTATCTTCCCATTGCTTATAATGAAGGGCCTTCTAATGTGGAAGCGAGGGAAAAAATGGCTCATGCATCAACTATTGCAGGAATGGCCTTTGCCAATGCTTTCTTAGGTGTATGTCATTCTATGGCTCACAAGTTAGGTTCAATGCATCATGTGCCTCACGGTATTGCCAATGCACTGCTGATAAATGAGACAATAAAATTTAATAGTTCAGATGCTCCAAGAAAACAGGCATCATTTCCTCAGTATAAATATCCACATGCTAAGTCTAAGTATGCTCAGATATCGGATTATTTAAAATTGGGAGGAAATACTGAAGAAGAAAAAGTAGAACTTTTAATTAAAGCAATAGACGAATTAAAGAAAAAAATAGGGATTCCTAAATTTATCTGTGAATTTGGGATATCCAAAGAGAATTTTTACAGTACTTTGGATGAAATGTCGGAAAGAGCTTTCGATGACCAATGTACGGGCTCCAATCCGAGATATCCTCTAATAAGTGAAATAAAACAAATGTATATAAATGCTTTTGAATAA
- a CDS encoding dipeptidase codes for MVFDGHSDILTDVAIKRLNGEKNVFRNHHLERLKKGEVNGSIFVVWVDPPYTDENPAWRMLEILGALSEEIKDMKDYAEIAHNYEDMKRIQDQGKFAIILGIEGMSGLRGNTSLITMLYEFGIRHGMLTWNEENEFATGSNGNPERGITQLGIKALHKMEELGMIIDVSHGNEKTFWDICNHTRKPFIASHSNVYNLCQSKRNLKDDQIKAIAERNGVIGMNSWPDFIDKKNPTVERLADHIDYIVNLVGIDYVGFGFDFCDFLSGDTTNSFQESETTMAKGIEDASKIPQLIKILSDRGYGQEQIEKITHKNFERVIKEILK; via the coding sequence ATGGTATTTGACGGACATTCGGATATTCTAACAGATGTAGCTATTAAAAGGCTTAATGGTGAAAAAAATGTTTTTAGAAATCATCATCTTGAAAGATTAAAAAAAGGGGAAGTGAACGGAAGCATATTTGTAGTTTGGGTAGATCCTCCTTATACGGACGAAAATCCCGCTTGGAGAATGCTGGAGATTTTAGGAGCACTGTCCGAGGAAATTAAAGATATGAAGGATTATGCAGAGATCGCCCATAATTATGAAGATATGAAGAGGATACAAGACCAAGGAAAATTTGCGATAATTCTTGGAATAGAAGGAATGAGCGGGCTTAGAGGAAATACAAGTTTAATAACAATGTTATATGAATTTGGAATAAGACACGGGATGCTTACTTGGAATGAAGAAAATGAGTTTGCTACCGGAAGCAACGGAAATCCTGAAAGGGGCATAACCCAATTGGGAATTAAAGCACTTCATAAGATGGAGGAACTGGGAATGATAATTGATGTATCCCATGGAAATGAGAAAACTTTTTGGGATATATGTAATCATACACGAAAACCTTTTATCGCTTCTCATTCTAATGTTTATAATTTATGCCAATCCAAAAGAAACTTAAAAGATGACCAGATAAAAGCTATTGCGGAACGTAATGGAGTTATAGGAATGAATTCATGGCCGGACTTTATAGATAAAAAAAATCCGACGGTAGAAAGATTGGCAGATCATATAGATTATATAGTAAATTTGGTAGGAATAGATTATGTCGGATTCGGATTTGATTTTTGTGACTTCTTATCTGGAGATACCACCAATAGTTTTCAAGAAAGTGAAACTACAATGGCAAAGGGAATCGAAGATGCATCAAAGATACCCCAACTGATTAAGATATTATCAGATAGGGGATATGGTCAAGAACAGATAGAGAAGATTACCCATAAAAATTTTGAAAGAGTAATAAAGGAAATACTGAAATAA
- a CDS encoding sensor histidine kinase, translating to MKNYPLSIQIWMVFALITLCISILLVFVLPLTLRDFFTKEIYETIESAQDLLINRIDRDYSEDDFSSDSFSEKKQIANIRTVNHFMIYGNNTIFITSPTISIDFLSEVREKIETQNASSQRYSGQINNRKMFYVISRGKIWDHDVYLVSYMWDSYRDDLVHTLFRRLVVVMTFILLLSWIPAIFLSRYLSKPLVALERRVKKLANHEWDESFQLDRKDEIGELGDSIEQLRNQLLKQDESQQSFLQHVSHELKTPVMVIRSYSQAIRDGIYPKGNLDCTLQVIDNESERLEKRIGNLLYLTKLDYLSLHNTSKEIFSLDELIKEVVERLRWRRNELDWFVKLEPIKIKGDIEQWIVVLENLLDNQIRYSDTKISVFLTKSIEDDKEKALLKMWNDGDPIEDKIMERLFDKFNKGYKGQFGLGLAIVYRIVTLHDSKIWAENEEDGVSFYVEIPLSENKD from the coding sequence ATGAAAAATTATCCTTTATCAATACAGATTTGGATGGTATTTGCTTTGATTACATTATGTATATCAATACTATTGGTCTTTGTTTTACCGTTGACTTTAAGAGATTTTTTTACTAAAGAAATTTATGAAACTATAGAAAGTGCTCAGGATTTATTAATTAATAGAATTGACAGAGATTATTCCGAAGATGATTTTAGTTCCGACAGTTTCTCTGAAAAGAAACAAATAGCAAATATTCGAACAGTAAATCATTTTATGATATATGGCAATAATACTATATTTATTACTTCCCCCACAATTTCTATAGACTTTCTAAGTGAAGTAAGAGAAAAGATAGAAACGCAAAACGCCAGCAGCCAAAGATACAGCGGACAAATCAACAACAGAAAAATGTTTTATGTAATCTCAAGGGGCAAGATATGGGACCATGATGTGTACCTTGTATCTTATATGTGGGACTCCTATAGAGATGATTTAGTTCATACCTTATTCAGAAGATTAGTTGTAGTTATGACTTTTATTCTTCTTTTAAGTTGGATCCCAGCTATTTTTCTGTCAAGATATTTGTCCAAACCCTTAGTGGCATTGGAAAGAAGAGTCAAAAAATTGGCAAATCATGAGTGGGATGAGTCATTTCAGCTTGACCGAAAGGATGAGATAGGGGAACTGGGAGACTCCATAGAACAGTTAAGAAATCAGCTTCTTAAGCAGGACGAATCCCAGCAGTCATTTTTACAACATGTATCTCACGAGTTAAAGACTCCTGTCATGGTTATCAGAAGCTATTCCCAAGCCATAAGAGACGGCATATATCCAAAAGGAAATTTGGATTGTACTCTTCAGGTTATTGATAACGAATCGGAACGATTGGAAAAGAGAATAGGAAATCTCCTTTATTTGACTAAATTGGATTATCTGTCTTTGCACAATACTTCTAAAGAGATATTTTCATTAGACGAATTGATAAAAGAAGTTGTAGAAAGGCTCAGGTGGCGTAGAAATGAATTGGATTGGTTTGTAAAATTGGAACCTATAAAAATAAAGGGTGATATAGAACAGTGGATTGTGGTGTTAGAAAATTTGTTGGATAATCAAATCAGATATTCTGATACAAAGATATCTGTTTTCTTGACTAAATCGATAGAAGATGATAAGGAGAAAGCATTGCTGAAAATGTGGAACGACGGAGATCCCATTGAAGATAAGATCATGGAAAGACTCTTTGATAAATTCAACAAGGGATACAAAGGGCAATTCGGATTGGGGCTTGCAATTGTTTACCGTATAGTGACTCTTCATGATTCCAAAATCTGGGCGGAAAACGAAGAAGATGGGGTTTCTTTTTATGTAGAAATTCCATTAAGTGAAAATAAAGATTAA
- the gcvH gene encoding glycine cleavage system protein GcvH translates to MKVLKDLLYTKDHEWVKAQGNEAYIGITDYAQHALGDIVFVDLPEIGQEFEAGDNFSAVESVKAASDIYIPISGKILNINEALSDDPALINQDPYENWLVLIEIKDESQLNDLMNSEEYEIHCKKED, encoded by the coding sequence ATGAAAGTATTGAAAGATTTGCTTTATACGAAAGATCATGAATGGGTGAAGGCTCAAGGCAATGAAGCGTACATCGGGATTACAGATTATGCGCAGCATGCCCTTGGAGATATAGTCTTTGTAGATCTGCCCGAAATAGGTCAGGAATTTGAGGCTGGAGATAATTTCAGCGCAGTGGAGTCGGTAAAGGCAGCTTCCGATATTTATATTCCCATAAGTGGGAAAATATTAAATATAAATGAAGCTTTATCCGATGATCCCGCTCTTATAAATCAAGATCCCTATGAAAATTGGCTTGTATTAATTGAAATTAAAGATGAATCCCAATTGAATGATTTAATGAATTCCGAGGAATATGAAATTCATTGCAAAAAGGAGGATTAA
- a CDS encoding SHOCT domain-containing protein yields the protein MKKISIITVALVLSMSTLVFADTEEYSNTKIEQNTQEEDSKKIRSDIKEDLPAETKAQIKELREKLKSGEITEEEFKEKLKEILPEGFEFKERKELPEEVKTQVKELREKLKKGEITEEEFEKQMEKIMPEGFKFKMRIKNGKELPEEVKTEIKELREKLKNGKITKEEFKEQMEKIIPSDSK from the coding sequence TTGAAAAAAATTTCGATTATTACTGTTGCATTGGTTCTTTCTATGTCTACATTAGTATTCGCAGATACGGAAGAATATTCTAACACCAAGATTGAACAAAATACACAAGAAGAAGATTCTAAGAAGATAAGATCAGATATTAAAGAAGACTTGCCGGCAGAAACGAAGGCACAAATTAAAGAATTACGAGAAAAATTAAAGAGTGGCGAGATAACAGAAGAAGAATTTAAAGAAAAATTGAAAGAAATATTGCCGGAAGGATTTGAATTCAAAGAGAGAAAAGAATTACCGGAAGAAGTAAAGACCCAAGTTAAAGAATTACGGGAAAAGTTAAAAAAAGGTGAGATAACAGAAGAAGAATTTGAAAAACAAATGGAAAAGATAATGCCGGAAGGCTTCAAATTCAAAATGAGAATTAAAAATGGGAAAGAATTACCAGAAGAAGTAAAAACCGAGATTAAAGAATTACGAGAAAAGCTAAAAAATGGAAAAATAACCAAGGAAGAATTTAAAGAACAAATGGAAAAGATCATTCCGTCGGATTCAAAATAG
- a CDS encoding response regulator transcription factor: MSFKIYLVEDDSNLNLVLTTYLKKEGWEVSPFLTGKDAQKAISNPPDLWILDIMLPDIDGYHLLQEIREASLNIPVIFISARDADIDRVVGLELGSDDYLPKPFLPRELVIRTRNLLERVYGSGSRNLNISPYSIDESSRTVKLNDEVIELTSKEFDLLVFFAKNKDRALSREQVLNYVWGENYFGTDRAVDDLIRRLRKKLPLLNVETIYGYGYRVMDS, from the coding sequence ATGTCTTTTAAAATATATTTAGTAGAAGATGACAGCAATTTAAATTTGGTCTTAACTACTTATTTAAAAAAAGAAGGATGGGAAGTAAGTCCTTTCTTAACTGGTAAAGACGCTCAAAAAGCTATTTCAAATCCGCCGGATTTATGGATATTGGATATCATGCTTCCGGATATAGACGGATATCATCTTCTTCAGGAAATCAGGGAGGCTTCTTTAAATATTCCTGTTATATTTATATCTGCAAGAGATGCGGATATAGATAGGGTTGTCGGTTTGGAATTGGGAAGTGACGATTATTTGCCTAAACCTTTTCTCCCCCGGGAATTGGTTATTCGTACCCGGAATCTTCTAGAAAGAGTATATGGAAGCGGCAGCAGAAACTTGAATATTTCTCCTTACAGTATAGATGAGTCCAGTAGAACAGTAAAATTAAACGATGAAGTTATTGAATTAACCTCAAAGGAATTTGATCTTTTGGTATTTTTCGCTAAGAATAAAGACAGAGCCCTTTCAAGAGAACAGGTACTCAATTATGTTTGGGGAGAAAATTATTTTGGAACGGATAGAGCTGTGGATGATTTAATAAGAAGACTCAGGAAGAAGCTTCCTCTTTTAAACGTAGAAACTATATACGGATATGGATATAGGGTGATGGACTCATGA